From candidate division KSB1 bacterium, the proteins below share one genomic window:
- a CDS encoding DUF1598 domain-containing protein: protein MHAFGLLMVLLLAGNLVRSGSIGCNGRNPNLGPEITERGSATGLAISLKALQEQLRASAAPAAENLFGITKVIGAVADPVQHDLILLGIQDSTLPALYLDDFVVALRNARLVYAEREPGVIRYTPPSCSIDPQAETLANLEVVKRQINATMDTAEVESLLHTWNNTCSEQQSVRIWGVPRNCRFARVMVEADYFMKRVADGSASFSVQGFQSLSDMMADAATAAILSNQPVSVGSMNRFWFAAGEVRLAAEGNITTFSKCQVRLLTEQEYLAEGGETVGTGRADPLAQKFAQRFTEKYSEIAKEAPIYAEPQALFRLFALVKALEHRNLLTGSGCDLSYLIQEYPLKEVPVPETLPGISNVKKVRIERQISGGSLLILLWLPSCGGVSMDVSIGPATFPALSPADRQMLREMGKNVQQSRPSLDAAFWPFVIPISPDKFGQIPLRSESKLG from the coding sequence TTGCACGCGTTCGGTCTCCTCATGGTCCTTCTCTTGGCCGGAAATTTGGTTCGGAGCGGATCCATCGGGTGTAACGGCCGGAATCCCAACCTTGGACCTGAAATCACAGAAAGGGGTTCGGCGACGGGCCTGGCTATTTCTCTTAAGGCCCTCCAGGAGCAGCTAAGGGCCTCAGCGGCCCCAGCAGCGGAAAACCTTTTTGGAATTACCAAAGTCATCGGGGCTGTTGCCGATCCTGTCCAGCACGATTTGATCCTCCTGGGAATTCAAGACTCGACGTTACCAGCCTTGTATCTGGACGACTTCGTGGTGGCATTACGGAACGCTCGGCTCGTATATGCCGAGAGGGAACCTGGAGTCATTCGTTACACGCCGCCTTCCTGTTCCATTGACCCCCAGGCCGAAACGTTGGCAAACCTTGAGGTTGTTAAGCGCCAGATCAACGCCACGATGGATACGGCGGAAGTGGAGAGTTTGCTGCACACCTGGAATAACACCTGCTCCGAGCAGCAATCCGTGCGCATATGGGGGGTGCCGAGAAACTGCCGCTTTGCCCGGGTCATGGTAGAAGCCGATTACTTCATGAAGAGGGTTGCTGATGGGTCGGCCTCGTTCAGCGTCCAAGGGTTCCAAAGCCTATCGGACATGATGGCGGATGCGGCCACAGCCGCAATCCTGAGCAATCAACCCGTCTCAGTAGGATCGATGAATCGGTTTTGGTTTGCGGCTGGTGAGGTGCGTCTCGCAGCGGAAGGGAACATCACCACATTTTCCAAATGCCAGGTACGCCTGTTAACCGAACAGGAGTATCTTGCGGAGGGTGGAGAAACGGTCGGGACGGGCCGAGCCGATCCCTTGGCGCAGAAGTTCGCCCAGCGCTTCACGGAAAAATATTCCGAGATCGCTAAGGAGGCGCCCATCTACGCAGAACCCCAGGCGTTATTTCGGCTCTTCGCACTGGTCAAGGCTCTTGAGCACAGGAACCTGCTGACCGGGTCGGGTTGCGACCTCTCCTACCTGATTCAAGAGTATCCGCTCAAGGAAGTGCCGGTGCCGGAGACGCTCCCAGGCATTTCCAATGTCAAGAAAGTACGCATTGAACGTCAGATCTCCGGTGGGTCTCTCTTGATCCTTCTCTGGTTACCCTCTTGTGGGGGCGTTTCGATGGACGTCAGTATTGGCCCTGCCACCTTCCCCGCATTGAGTCCTGCGGACCGCCAGATGCTTCGGGAAATGGGCAAGAACGTACAGCAGTCCAGACCTTCCCTAGACGCAGCCTTTTGGCCCTTCGTCATTCCTATTAGCCCCGACAAGTTTGGCCAGATTCCGCTCCGTTCCGAATCGAAACTGGGTTAA
- a CDS encoding serine/threonine-protein kinase: MPNQIITTLDSRNTLRICRISRGGMGEVYRAQRMEDNRVYALKIPLFDMDSLRWHVGGPLKVPEVASMLRMFIWEAQVWITLGKHQNIVQAHWFEWLPGYRPGILVEYVQGERTLRDWVGKAHVHGGLPAVIQICVQVLTGLIYAKEQFTAEFGTEFAHRDMKPENVMLTADGLAKVTDFGLARRGVNDAVQCGTPPYMAPEQWKRNETDERTDVYAVGCMIFELLTGTPPFREYDRRVLEARHLGERPSLPPKTNWGEEIPQDLHRILMTCLEKNKDKRFTYNELRDRLRYLYYCLTGQNLCLRDRGEFLDAEDLSRKAVALARLGKLNRAFDCINEAIRLCPREPKYYVDRGAFFFETPRYSEALGEFDRALALDPRLSKAILGKAHILAIRGSYRDALVLYRTVQLIDPYMPEAYLGLANTFAFLGEYSRSLEAYRQAERLGRPAEAHLGMGNVYWLAGDLQKAEREYHIAIDHNPFDGRIYTQLKRFYEAQDRTEEAKKYGRLARELQLFAPPLEERPAPT, translated from the coding sequence ATGCCCAATCAGATAATTACAACCCTCGATTCTCGGAACACTCTGCGGATCTGCCGGATCTCCCGCGGGGGGATGGGCGAGGTGTACAGGGCCCAGAGGATGGAGGACAACCGGGTGTACGCCCTGAAAATACCGCTTTTCGACATGGATAGCCTCAGGTGGCATGTGGGCGGTCCGCTCAAGGTGCCGGAAGTTGCCAGCATGCTTCGAATGTTCATCTGGGAAGCCCAGGTTTGGATCACCCTGGGCAAACATCAGAACATCGTTCAAGCCCACTGGTTCGAATGGCTACCGGGATATCGACCAGGGATCCTCGTGGAATATGTTCAGGGGGAAAGAACCCTGAGAGATTGGGTGGGGAAGGCCCACGTGCACGGTGGACTGCCGGCAGTAATCCAGATCTGTGTGCAAGTCCTTACAGGACTGATCTACGCAAAGGAGCAGTTTACGGCGGAGTTTGGGACCGAATTTGCTCACCGTGACATGAAGCCCGAGAACGTAATGCTCACTGCGGACGGTCTTGCTAAAGTTACCGACTTCGGCCTGGCAAGAAGGGGAGTCAATGATGCTGTGCAATGCGGGACCCCACCCTACATGGCTCCGGAGCAATGGAAAAGAAACGAGACCGATGAGCGAACCGATGTGTACGCTGTCGGATGCATGATCTTCGAGTTGCTGACAGGCACCCCGCCATTTCGAGAATACGATAGGCGTGTATTGGAAGCCAGACACCTGGGAGAACGTCCCTCCCTCCCCCCAAAAACAAACTGGGGAGAAGAAATCCCGCAGGACTTGCATCGCATCCTGATGACCTGTCTCGAAAAGAACAAGGACAAGCGGTTTACCTACAACGAACTAAGAGATCGCTTGCGGTATCTCTACTACTGTTTGACTGGCCAGAATCTTTGTCTCCGCGACAGGGGCGAATTCCTGGACGCCGAAGACCTGTCAAGAAAGGCCGTAGCTCTTGCCCGCCTGGGCAAACTGAATCGCGCCTTCGATTGCATCAATGAAGCAATCCGGCTATGCCCTCGTGAGCCGAAATACTACGTGGACCGAGGGGCGTTTTTCTTCGAAACCCCTAGGTATAGCGAAGCCTTGGGAGAATTCGATCGAGCCCTTGCTCTGGATCCCCGGTTGTCGAAGGCAATACTAGGGAAAGCGCATATACTGGCTATCAGGGGGTCCTACCGGGATGCGTTGGTTCTTTACCGTACCGTCCAGCTTATCGACCCGTACATGCCGGAAGCGTACCTCGGTCTGGCAAACACCTTCGCCTTCCTGGGAGAATACAGCCGCTCCCTGGAAGCCTATCGTCAGGCAGAACGCTTAGGGAGACCGGCGGAAGCGCACTTGGGAATGGGAAACGTCTACTGGCTCGCAGGCGATCTCCAGAAGGCCGAGCGCGAATACCATATCGCTATCGATCACAATCCGTTCGACGGCAGGATATACACGCAGCTCAAGCGGTTTTATGAAGCACAGGATCGGACGGAGGAAGCGAAAAAGTACGGGCGCCTGGCTCGTGAGCTGCAGTTATTCGCACCACCACTGGAAGAGCGTCCGGCGCCGACCTGA